A window of Chitinophaga sp. MM2321 contains these coding sequences:
- a CDS encoding sulfatase: protein MRRSFLFSKLTALVLAGATTHCVAQQNTSRPNIVIIYMDDMGYGDVAAYGGIDYITPNIDKLAAQGMRFTNFYSAQPICSASRAAILTGCYPNRIGIHDALFPNSDIGLSDQEETIAGMLKKRGYFTGIIGKWHLGDAQKFLPLQHGFDYYFGLPYSNDMWPVDYDGKPFNDTTKWRGRFPPLPVIEGNNPIRYVHTMQDQGMLTTWYTQKAVSFISQHKNQPFFLYLAHSMVHVPLAVSDKFKGKSKQGLFGDVMMEIDWSVGEVMKALKENGLAKNTLFIFTADNGPWLVFGNHAGSAGGLREGKGTTWDGGQKEPAIMSWPGVIPAGTVCNKLAANIDILPTLATITGAPLPSRKIDGINFLSLLKGDENANPRDHLYYYINKNSLQAVRQGPWKLVLPHRYPSFVGGVPGKDAWPGKAHADSTGLALYDLRRDPGERYDVKEQNPDVVKQLQQLLEQAREDLGDDLTNRPGKNRRPAGKL from the coding sequence ATGAGAAGATCATTTTTATTTAGCAAATTGACGGCCCTTGTCCTTGCCGGGGCTACTACGCATTGTGTTGCCCAACAAAATACATCACGACCCAATATCGTCATTATTTATATGGACGATATGGGCTATGGCGATGTAGCTGCTTACGGTGGGATTGATTATATCACTCCCAACATAGATAAGCTGGCAGCGCAGGGAATGCGCTTTACCAATTTCTATTCGGCACAACCCATATGCAGCGCCTCCAGGGCAGCTATCCTGACAGGGTGCTATCCCAATCGTATAGGCATTCACGATGCCTTATTCCCTAATTCAGATATCGGGCTGAGTGATCAGGAAGAAACCATTGCCGGCATGTTGAAGAAAAGAGGATATTTCACAGGGATCATCGGCAAATGGCACCTGGGAGATGCACAAAAATTCCTGCCCTTGCAACATGGGTTTGATTATTATTTCGGATTACCCTATTCTAATGATATGTGGCCGGTAGATTATGATGGGAAACCTTTTAATGATACTACCAAGTGGAGAGGGCGTTTCCCACCGCTTCCCGTGATAGAAGGAAACAATCCAATCCGCTACGTCCATACTATGCAAGACCAGGGCATGCTTACCACCTGGTACACGCAAAAGGCTGTCAGTTTTATAAGTCAGCATAAGAATCAACCTTTCTTTCTTTACCTGGCACATTCTATGGTGCATGTGCCGCTCGCGGTATCTGATAAGTTCAAAGGAAAAAGTAAACAGGGATTGTTTGGTGATGTCATGATGGAAATAGACTGGTCGGTAGGAGAGGTAATGAAAGCATTGAAAGAGAATGGGCTGGCAAAAAACACCTTATTCATTTTTACCGCTGATAACGGCCCCTGGCTGGTATTTGGTAACCATGCCGGTTCTGCAGGCGGTTTGAGGGAAGGTAAGGGTACTACCTGGGATGGTGGACAAAAAGAGCCTGCTATTATGAGCTGGCCGGGTGTTATCCCTGCTGGTACCGTTTGTAATAAACTGGCTGCCAATATAGATATCCTCCCTACGTTGGCTACCATTACCGGTGCTCCGCTGCCCTCCCGTAAAATTGACGGTATTAATTTTTTATCCTTATTAAAGGGAGATGAAAATGCAAACCCGCGTGATCATTTATACTATTATATCAATAAGAACAGCCTGCAAGCGGTAAGACAAGGCCCCTGGAAATTAGTATTGCCACATCGCTACCCATCTTTTGTAGGCGGAGTGCCGGGGAAGGATGCTTGGCCGGGAAAAGCACATGCGGATTCCACAGGCCTCGCATTGTATGATCTTCGCCGCGATCCGGGAGAAAGATATGATGTAAAAGAACAAAACCCCGATGTCGTAAAACAATTACAGCAACTGTTAGAACAGGCGCGTGAAGATTTGGGAGACGATCTTACCAACAGGCCGGGGAAAAACAGACGGCCCGCCGGAAAGCTATAA
- a CDS encoding glycoside hydrolase family 97 N-terminal domain-containing protein: MKQIKTNAKQTSIRVIALVVIGLLFFAEGQGMTSKIAKPIEASTTDKSAGVYQVKSPDGHLIITTAIANGVIRYAFSAHGTRLIYSSSMGLDFGPSGKFPSTGWKVSEVVKRRINNTWKPVWGKRAVVRDQYNETAIQLQGPAIPFDKLNIVIRAYNDGIAFRYEVPDDASGREDTCERELTSFNFEGDYTTWFYNGEHANLGPDKLTEVQGNRNPVMTIQAADDAYLAILEADLRSGSPVVLHSGKGEKVFSVVSSPGIIKPGYLSSWRVILYGKTPGSLVDSHVIALLNPAPDKGTDFSWVKPGVALWNRRVEGVKIDDFTYHVQAYASWVRLVDYAAKNSIPYLLLDSGWYGDQFSKSSDPVKGGAADDVKKLIAYAKTKGVRILLYMNDIGGRDYSLEQTLKQYNEWGAAGIKYGFMRGAMAEKNIRTRMITELCAKYQLLCNFHDGPVPPYGQMRTWPNAVTREYCQAQLDALTYFQPKTFVTTVFVNMLAGPLDMTNGVFDLMRSRPTNVKKEDQNMYNHVYKGDVPSTVTAEAARTLITFSGITVIPDIPENYDKFPELFSFVAAEKMPWKQSETLMGEIGQYIVMARQAADDTWLVGVANNESLRELDIPLSFLGKGKYEATIIQDGDDAHYQTNRTTYKVNKKIVKSSDGIPVTLAPGGGACLIIKKK; this comes from the coding sequence ATGAAGCAGATAAAAACAAATGCGAAACAAACGTCCATTCGTGTGATAGCCCTCGTGGTGATAGGACTGCTGTTTTTTGCTGAAGGACAAGGGATGACCTCTAAAATAGCGAAACCAATAGAGGCATCAACAACGGATAAGTCGGCTGGTGTTTACCAGGTTAAAAGCCCGGACGGTCATCTCATTATCACTACCGCTATTGCCAATGGCGTCATTCGCTACGCTTTTTCTGCGCATGGAACCAGGCTTATCTATTCCTCATCCATGGGATTGGATTTCGGGCCATCCGGAAAATTTCCATCCACTGGCTGGAAAGTGAGTGAGGTGGTGAAACGCCGTATCAATAATACCTGGAAACCGGTATGGGGTAAGCGTGCTGTAGTGCGTGATCAATACAATGAAACAGCTATTCAATTGCAGGGGCCTGCTATTCCTTTCGATAAACTTAATATAGTAATCCGGGCCTACAATGATGGTATCGCGTTTCGTTACGAGGTTCCTGATGATGCAAGCGGCAGGGAAGATACCTGCGAAAGAGAGCTGACTTCTTTTAATTTTGAAGGAGATTATACTACCTGGTTTTATAATGGAGAACATGCGAATCTTGGGCCCGATAAGCTGACAGAAGTGCAAGGTAACCGCAATCCTGTAATGACCATTCAGGCAGCAGACGATGCCTACCTGGCAATCCTGGAGGCTGACCTGCGAAGCGGTAGCCCGGTGGTGCTTCACAGCGGGAAGGGAGAAAAGGTTTTCTCCGTAGTTTCTTCTCCGGGGATTATTAAACCTGGTTATTTATCTTCCTGGCGCGTAATCCTGTATGGTAAAACTCCCGGTTCACTGGTTGATTCCCATGTGATAGCGTTATTAAATCCGGCTCCGGACAAGGGTACAGATTTTTCATGGGTAAAACCAGGGGTAGCCTTATGGAATCGCCGTGTGGAAGGCGTGAAGATAGATGACTTTACATACCATGTGCAGGCATATGCCAGCTGGGTCAGGCTGGTGGACTATGCGGCAAAAAATAGTATTCCATATCTACTTCTGGACTCCGGTTGGTATGGAGACCAGTTTAGTAAAAGTTCTGACCCCGTGAAGGGCGGTGCTGCGGATGATGTAAAGAAACTGATCGCCTATGCAAAAACAAAAGGCGTACGAATCTTGCTTTATATGAATGATATCGGCGGAAGGGATTACTCGCTTGAACAAACATTAAAACAATATAACGAATGGGGTGCTGCCGGCATCAAATACGGGTTTATGAGAGGAGCCATGGCAGAAAAAAATATACGCACACGGATGATAACAGAGCTGTGCGCAAAATACCAACTGCTTTGCAATTTTCATGACGGACCGGTTCCTCCCTACGGGCAAATGCGCACCTGGCCGAATGCGGTTACCCGTGAATACTGCCAGGCCCAACTGGATGCCCTTACATATTTTCAGCCTAAAACATTCGTTACAACAGTTTTTGTAAATATGCTGGCAGGGCCGCTTGATATGACCAACGGGGTATTTGATCTTATGCGGAGCAGGCCGACCAATGTGAAAAAAGAAGACCAGAATATGTATAACCATGTATATAAAGGAGACGTACCTTCAACAGTGACGGCTGAAGCTGCCCGTACATTGATCACTTTCTCGGGGATAACAGTTATACCCGATATACCTGAGAATTATGATAAATTCCCGGAACTGTTTTCATTTGTCGCGGCAGAAAAGATGCCCTGGAAACAAAGTGAAACACTGATGGGTGAAATTGGTCAGTATATAGTAATGGCCAGGCAGGCTGCTGACGACACCTGGTTGGTGGGTGTTGCAAACAATGAATCATTGCGCGAATTAGATATTCCTTTAAGTTTCCTGGGAAAAGGTAAGTACGAAGCAACAATTATACAGGATGGCGATGATGCGCATTACCAGACAAACCGGACAACATATAAAGTGAATAAAAAGATAGTAAAGTCATCAGATGGCATTCCCGTCACGCTTGCTCCCGGCGGAGGTGCTTGTCTGATTATCAAAAAGAAATAG